A single window of Leopardus geoffroyi isolate Oge1 chromosome D4, O.geoffroyi_Oge1_pat1.0, whole genome shotgun sequence DNA harbors:
- the IER5L gene encoding immediate early response gene 5-like protein: MECALDAQSLISISLRKIHSSRTQRGGIKLHKNLLVSYVLRNARQLYLSERYAELYRRQQQQQQQQQQQQQPPHHQHQHLAYAAPGMPASAADFGPLQLGGGGDAEAREPAARHQLHQLHQLHQLHLQQQLHQHQHPAPRGCAAAAAGAPAGGAGALSELPGCAALQPPHGAPHRGQPLEPLQPGPAPLPPPAPAALCPRDPRASAACSAPSAPPAAAPQAAAGASPPASPAPASSPGFYRGAYPAPSDFGVHCSSQTTVLDLDTHVVTTVENGYLHQDCCASAHCPCCGQGAPGPGLASAAGCKRKYYPGQEEDEDDEEDAGDLGAEPPGVAPFAPCKRARFEDFCPDSSPDASNISNLISIFGSGFSGLVSRQPDSSEQPPPLNGQLCAKQALASLGAWTRAIVAF; this comes from the coding sequence ATGGAGTGCGCCCTGGACGCCCAGAGCCTGATCAGCATCTCCCTGCGCAAGATCCACAGCTCCCGGACCCAGCGCGGCGGCATCAAGCTGCACAAGAACCTCCTGGTGTCCTACGTGCTCCGCAACGCGCGCCAGCTCTACCTGAGCGAGCGCTACGCCGAGCTCTACCGgcgccagcagcagcagcagcaacagcagcagcaacagcagcagccgCCCCACCACCAGCACCAGCACCTCGCGTACGCGGCGCCCGGCATGCCGGCCAgcgcggccgacttcggcccgcTCCAACTTGGCGGCGGCGGGGACGCGGAGGCGCGCGAGCCGGCCGCCCGGCACCAGCTGCACCAGCTCCACCAGCTCCACCAGCTGCACCTCCAGCAGCAGCTGCACCAGCACCAGCACCCGGCGCCCAGGGgctgcgcggcggcggcggccggggcgcCCGCGGGCGGCGCGGGGGCGCTCTCGGAGCTGCCCGGGTGCGCCGCGCTCCAGCCGCCGCACGGCGCGCCCCACCGCGGGCAGCCCTTGGAGCCGCTGCAGCCGGGTCCtgcgccgctgccgccgcccgcgcccgccgcgcTCTGCCCGCGGGACCCTCGCGCCTCGGCCGCCTGCTCCGCGCCCTCCGCGCCCCCAGCGGCCGCCCCTCAGGCCGCTGCTGGCGCCTCCCCGCCCGCCTCCCCggcccccgcctcctcccccggCTTCTACCGGGGCGCGTACCCGGCCCCCTCGGACTTCGGCGTGCACTGCAGCAGCCAGACCACCGTGCTGGACCTGGACACTCACGTGGTGACCACGGTGGAGAACGGCTACTTGCACCAGGACTGCTGCGCCTCCGCCCACTGCCCCTGCTGTGGCCAGGGCGCCCCAGGACCCGGCCTGGCGTCCGCCGCCGGCTGCAAGCGCAAGTATTACCCTGGCCAGGAGGAGGACGAAGACGACGAGGAGGACGCTGGCGACCTGGGAGCCGAGCCCCCCGGGGTCGCCCCGTTCGCCCCCTGCAAGCGCGCCCGCTTCGAGGACTTCTGCCCGGACTCGTCCCCGGACGCGTCCAACATCTCAAACTTGATCTCCATCTTTGGCTCGGGCTTCTCGGGGCTGGTGAGCCGACAGCCGGACTCCTCGGAGCAGCCGCCGCCGCTCAACGGGCAGCTGTGCGCCAAGCAGGCGCTCGCCAGCCTCGGCGCCTGGACTCGAGCCATTGTCGCCTTCTAG